A single genomic interval of Daucus carota subsp. sativus chromosome 1, DH1 v3.0, whole genome shotgun sequence harbors:
- the LOC108199465 gene encoding nuclear transport factor 2, with the protein MAYPVSPVSADQVGYCFVQQYYQVLQGQFDYVHKFYNDASTIIRISEDSTHTASGILQINKLIMLLDFTGIEIKAINSLESWSGGVLVVVSGSAKSLKFRGRRKFMQTLLLAPQEEGYFILNDIFHFLSTEVIHQHPESLVLESRVDYLHQTPVLMDARTEYQHPRSLLQVTRADCQHPQPVQLEDGVGPQPAASSPLSHKTDIPEGEVEAGGHITSERVEYSLQDQQESAAVCMKKDSAEDSSSLSNEAANHEEEPPYAVGEPQQFTHASILRAPKGKTVTLAAAMTLPEKTSILVSEWRPTLHISSQLPDTSSSSSPDSSVDVVSEGESRSVYVKNLPLTVSALDISQKFESFGRIKPDGVLITNRTDIGICFAFVEFEDVQSVHNAIMASPIQLSGREVYIEERKPSSKSISSMRGGRREEGGKGSYQQEAVRGSFGKWPFGKGVHREVI; encoded by the exons ATGGCATATCCAGTTTCCCCTGTAAGTGCTGACCAG GTTGGCTACTGTTTTGTTCAACAGTACTACCAAGTTCTGCAGGGACAATTCGATTATGTTCATAAATTTTACAACGATGCCAGCACAATTATTCGCATTTCTGAGGACTCAACTCATACTGCTTCTGGAATACTG CAAATTAATAAACTTATCATGTTGCTGGACTTCACTGGAATTGAAATCAAGGCCATAAATTCCCTTGAATCATGGAGTGGAGGTGTTCTTGTTGTGGTTTCTGGTTCAGCTAAATCCCTGAAATTCAGAGGCCGGAGAAAGTTCATGCAGACCCTGCTCCTTGCTCCTCAAGAAGAGGGTTACTTTATTCTAAATGACATCTTTCACTTTCTCAGCACGGAGGTCATTCACCAGCATCCAGAATCTTTAGTGCTGGAGAGCAGAGTTGATTACCTACATCAAACACCCGTGTTAATGGATGCCAGAACTGAATATCAGCATCCAAGATCATTACTGCAGGTGACGAGAGCTGATTGCCAGCATCCGCAGCCTGTTCAGTTGGAAGATGGAGTCGGTCCTCAGCCAGCTGCTTCTAGTCCCCTTTCACATAAAACAg ATATTCCTGAAGGTGAGGTGGAAGCCGGTGGACATATTACTTCAGAGCGTGTTGAATACAGTCTCCAAGATCAGCAGGAGTCTGCAGCTGTATGCATGAAAAAGGATTCTGCAGAAGACTCGTCTTCTTTAAGTAATGAGGCGGCGAATCATGAGGAGGAACCTCCATATGCTGTTGGAGAGCCGCAGCAATTTACTCATGCGTCAATA TTGCGAGCGCCAAAGGGGAAAACTGTTACACTGGCTGCTGCTATGACACTTCCAGAAAAGACATCCATACTCGTTTCTGAGTGGCGTCCAACGCTGCACATAAGTAGTCAGCTGCCAGACACTTCATCATCCTCGTCCCCTGATTCTAGTGTGGACGTCGTATCAGAAG GTGAATCAAGATCCGTCTATGTCAAAAACCTGCCTCTTACTGTATCCGCCCTTGATATTTCACAAAAGTTTGAAAGCTTTGGGAGAATAAAGCCTGATGGAGTGCTGATAACAAACCGAACG GATATTGGTATTTGTTTTGCCTTTGTCGAGTTTGAAGATGTTCAAAGCGTTCACAATGCAATCATG GCATCTCCAATACAGTTGTCCGGGAGAGAAGTTTACATCGAGGAGAGGAAACCAAGCAGCAAGAGCATCAGCAGCATGCGCGGAGGAA GACGCGAGGAAGGAGGCAAAGGGAGTTATCAGCAGGAGGCTGTTAGAGGGAGTTTCGGAAAGTGGCCTTTTGGCAAGGGTGTTCACAGAGAAGTGATTTAG
- the LOC108205266 gene encoding subtilisin-like protease SBT1.2, which produces METKETVIFAILLLSVCSFDVHGLKTYIVQLHPQGATSSLFASKLHRHLSFLEKAVSAKETPSSRLLYSYHSAIEGFAAQLLESEVVALRKLHDVIAIRPDRRYEVQTTYSYKFLGLSLAKDGAWMESSFGGGTIIGLLDTGVWPESPSFSDHGMPPVPKKWKGLCQEGEKFSSSNCNRKIIGARYFSRGHRVASAASSLDSVAEYKSARDSHGHGTHTASTAGGSAVPMANVLGNGAGEARGMAPGAHIAVYKVCWFSGCYSSDILAAMDFAIRDGVDVLSLSLGGFPVPLYEDNIAIGSFRAMEHGISVICAAGNNGPMLNSVANEAPWIATVGASTLDRRFPAIVRLGNGKLLYGESMYPGKNNSSAEEQFELVYLADSQSGGDYCMKNSLRRAKVQGKMVVCDRGINGRAEKGQVVKEAGGAAMILANTEINYEEDSVDVHVLPATLIGFTESVQLKKYISSTRKPRAKIIFGGTSIGKSRAPAVAQFSSRGPSFMDPSILKPDMIAPGVNIIAAWPQNLGPAGIPEDSRRVNFTVMSGTSMACPHVSGLTALIHSAHPNWTPAAIKSALMTTAYITDHSGRQIMDGDQPAGLFAIGAGHVNPTKAISPGLIYDISPNDYVTHLCTLKYTSSDIFLITHRNVSCIDIMHKNKAFSLNYPSITVVFRPRTKSKMIKRRLTNVGSPNSTYSVEVKPPEGIKVRVRPQRLIFRHMNQSLSYRVWLISRNRTASRRLSNSHGYLSWFSSHNSHARIRSPISVTWDK; this is translated from the coding sequence ATGGAAACCAAAGAAACTGTTATTTTCGCGATTCTTTTACTCTCCGTTTGCTCTTTTGATGTTCATGGCCTTAAAACCTACATAGTTCAACTCCATCCACAAGGTGCTACCAGTTCTCTTTTCGCCTCAAAGCTGCATCGGCACTTGTCGTTCCTTGAGAAGGCTGTTTCTGCTAAGGAAACACCGTCTTCTCGCCTTCTGTACTCTTACCATTCTGCTATAGAAGGCTTTGCAGCTCAGCTTTTGGAGTCTGAGGTGGTTGCTTTACGTAAATTGCATGATGTTATTGCGATAAGGCCTGACAGGCGATATGAAGTTCAAACTACTTACTCGTACAAGTTCTTGGGACTAAGCCTTGCAAAAGATGGTGCTTGGATGGAGTCAAGTTTTGGTGGAGGCACGATAATTGGCTTGCTTGATACCGGAGTCTGGCCCGAGAGTCCGAGCTTTAGTGATCATGGGATGCCTCCAGTCCCCAAGAAGTGGAAAGGGTTATGTCAAGAAGGGGAGAAGTTTAGTTCCTCGAATTGTAATAGGAAGATCATTGGTGCTAGGTACTTCAGTAGAGGCCATCGCGTGGCTTCTGCAGCTTCGTCTCTGGATAGTGTTGCAGAGTACAAATCAGCGCGAGACTCTCATGGTCATGGGACTCATACTGCATCAACTGCTGGTGGCTCTGCGGTTCCTATGGCAAATGTGCTTGGGAATGGAGCAGGGGAGGCTCGAGGAATGGCCCCGGGTGCTCACATTGCTGTATACAAAGTTTGTTGGTTCAGTGGCTGTTACAGCTCAGATATACTTGCTGCAATGGATTTTGCTATTAGAGATGGAGTTGATGTGCTCTCGCTTTCCCTAGGCGGCTTTCCAGTTCCGCTTTATGAGGACAATATTGCTATTGGTAGTTTTCGTGCAATGGAGCATGGAATTTCAGTCATCTGTGCAGCTGGAAATAATGGACCAATGCTCAACTCAGTTGCCAATGAAGCTCCTTGGATCGCGACTGTTGGTGCTAGCACACTAGACCGGAGATTCCCTGCCATAGTCCGTCTAGGCAATGGAAAGCTCCTCTATGGGGAATCCATGTACCCGGGGAAGAATAATTCAAGCGCTGAGGAACAGTTTGAGCTTGTTTATCTAGCTGACAGCCAATCTGGAGGTGACTACTGCATGAAGAATTCTCTTCGACGAGCAAAAGTTCAAGGTAAAATGGTGGTCTGTGATCGAGGTATCAATGGAAGGGCAGAAAAAGGTCAAGTAGTGAAGGAAGCTGGCGGTGCTGCTATGATCCTAGCAAACACAGAGATAAATTACGAGGAAGACTCTGTCGATGTCCATGTTCTGCCAGCCACATTGATAGGATTCACAGAATCCGtacaattgaaaaaatatattagttctACAAGAAAACCTCGGGCTAAAATCATTTTTGGAGGAACTAGCATTGGAAAATCAAGAGCACCAGCAGTAGCTCAGTTCTCGTCGAGGGGTCCAAGTTTTATGGACCCTTCCATTCTGAAACCAGATATGATAGCTCCAGGGGTCAACATCATCGCGGCCTGGCCTCAAAACCTGGGCCCTGCTGGAATACCAGAAGATTCTAGAAGAGTGAACTTCACTGTCATGTCAGGGACTTCCATGGCTTGCCCTCATGTCAGTGGACTCACAGCGCTGATCCACTCAGCTCATCCAAACTGGACACCAGCTGCAATCAAATCCGCGTTAATGACAACTGCGTACATAACTGACCATTCAGGAAGGCAGATCATGGATGGGGATCAGCCTGCAGGGCTGTTTGCAATCGGAGCTGGACACGTAAATCCAACAAAAGCCATTAGTCCTGGACTGATATACGACATCAGCCCAAACGACTACGTGACACATTTATGCACACTTAAATACACAAGCTCTGATATCTTCCTGATCACTCACAGGAATGTGAGCTGCATTGATATAATGCACAAGAACAAGGCCTTCAGCCTCAATTATCCTTCCATAACCGTCGTTTTCAGGCCTAGAACGAAGAGTAAGATGATTAAAAGACGATTGACAAACGTGGGGAGTCCTAATTCCACCTACTCTGTGGAAGTCAAGCCACCAGAGGGAATCAAAGTGAGAGTTAGACCACAAAGGCTGATTTTCAGACATATGAACCAGAGTTTAAGTTACAGAGTCTGGCTTATATCGCGGAACAGGACAGCTTCGCGGAGGTTGAGCAACAGCCACGGGTATCTCTCATGGTTTAGCTCACACAATAGTCATGCCAGGATCAGGAGCCCTATATCAGTGACTTGGGATAagtga